A region of Paenimyroides aestuarii DNA encodes the following proteins:
- a CDS encoding UbiA prenyltransferase family protein: MQQQSTINFTRFFDWYLQASFHVALATTALVQMTFYFCYLSFSATVTALVFFGTVFSYNFIKYAPIIVKRKRLTPFLKSVIAISAISMLIAAISFFYLNFNAQMLTVFFAFLCVLYVIPVAKSKTNLRNLAGIKIYIVSLCWAGVTTLLPIVNADQMIGTDVVFKFSQRFILTLILILIFEINDLKYDDIRLKTVPQTIGVLKTKYLIVLLLIPFYFLEFLKVNYYGNQWLINLILVFVIVFFTYFAHPNRTKYYTLFWVESVPILWFLLVVLFNYI, translated from the coding sequence ATGCAGCAACAGAGTACTATAAATTTCACGCGTTTTTTTGACTGGTATTTGCAGGCAAGTTTTCATGTGGCGCTGGCAACCACTGCTTTGGTGCAAATGACTTTTTATTTTTGCTACCTTTCTTTTAGTGCTACCGTCACTGCATTGGTTTTTTTTGGTACTGTTTTTAGTTATAATTTTATTAAATATGCACCAATAATTGTCAAAAGAAAACGGTTGACACCTTTTTTAAAAAGTGTGATTGCAATAAGCGCAATAAGTATGCTGATTGCAGCTATTAGCTTTTTCTATTTGAATTTTAATGCCCAAATGCTCACAGTATTCTTTGCTTTTTTATGTGTGTTGTATGTAATTCCGGTGGCAAAGTCGAAAACTAATTTGCGAAATTTAGCGGGTATCAAAATTTATATCGTGTCGTTGTGTTGGGCGGGTGTAACAACGTTGCTGCCCATTGTAAACGCTGACCAAATGATAGGAACCGATGTGGTTTTTAAGTTTTCGCAACGCTTTATTCTTACATTGATATTGATATTGATTTTTGAAATAAACGATTTAAAATACGATGATATTCGCTTGAAAACCGTTCCGCAAACCATAGGTGTTTTAAAAACTAAATATTTGATTGTTTTATTGCTGATTCCGTTTTATTTTCTAGAATTTTTAAAAGTGAATTATTATGGAAACCAATGGTTGATTAATTTAATTTTGGTATTCGTAATTGTTTTTTTTACCTATTTTGCTCATCCCAATCGAACGAAATATTATACGCTTTTTTGGGTGGAAAGTGTGCCGATATTGTGGTTTTTGCTGGTTGTTTTATTCAATTATATATAA